A single region of the Musa acuminata AAA Group cultivar baxijiao chromosome BXJ1-11, Cavendish_Baxijiao_AAA, whole genome shotgun sequence genome encodes:
- the LOC103974150 gene encoding cytochrome P450 71A1-like, whose protein sequence is MSSSMPLLLPSSPLPTLFIILILPLSLLLLLRLGLKRNNLRARTHGMPPSPPKLPFIGNFHQLGSHPHRSLHALSQKHGPLMLLHLGQVPTLVVSSPDGARDVMRNHDQVFASRPVLKPAKVLFDGCKDLGFSPHGEHWRQLRKICAFHLLSSTRVQSYRLIRQEEVGFMIRKISSQASPTTSVDMSEIFYSFANDMLCRVVSGKFNREEGRNVVFGELIREFSVLLGKFYVGDYFPWLGWLDVLFGSMERSKKTKKRWDDLVDGVIQEHEDRSAEGDDGEKDFVDVLLSLREDPGGNHALLTPQTIKALLMDIFSGGTETSYVTLEYAMAELLRNPRMMAKLQHQVRGIASRTKGTVKEEDLDEMAYLKAIIKEVLRLYPPAPLLLPRELMEDCQIQGYNIPKKTRVIVNAWAISRDPSHWEAPDEFKPERFMGDGAMDFKGNDFEFIPFGAGRRICPGMGFANASLELALATLVYHFDWELPGGLTREDLDMSEAFGVVLQRKQRLHLVAKPWSIGQEEQHL, encoded by the exons ATGTCTTCCTCGATGCCTCTTCTCCTTCCCTCATCTCCACTGCCTACACTCTTCATCATACTCATCCTACCTCTCTCTTTACTACTGCTGCTCCGTCTAGGACTCAAAAGAAACAACCTCCGTGCAAGGACCCATGGCATGCCCCCTTCCCCGCCCAAGCTTCCCTTCATAGGCAACTTCCATCAACTCGGCTCGCACCCTCACCGCTCCCTCCACGCCCTGTCGCAGAAGCATGGCCCCCTCATGCTGCTGCACTTGGGTCAGGTGCCAACCCTCGTGGTCTCGTCGCCGGATGGCGCCCGAGATGTCATGCGCAACCACGATCAAGTCTTTGCCAGCCGGCCTGTTCTAAAGCCGGCCAAAGTCCTCTTCGACGGGTGCAAGGACTTGGGCTTCTCGCCCCACGGTGAGCACTGGAGGCAGCTCAGGAAGATCTGCGCCTTCCACCTCTTGAGCTCCACAAGAGTGCAGTCTTATCGGCTCATTAGGCAGGAGGAAGTGGGTTTCATGATCCGGAAGATCTCCTCTCAAGCTTCGCCGACGACGAGCGTCGACATGTCTGAGATCTTTTACTCCTTCGCCAACGATATGTTATGTCGAGTTGTTTCGGGGAAGTTCAACAGAGAAGAGGGGAGGAACGTGGTGTTCGGCGAGCTTATCCGGGAGTTTTCGGTGCTACTGGGCAAGTTCTACGTGGGGGACTACTTCCCATGGCTGGGTTGGCTAGATGTATTGTTTGGCTCTATGGAGAGATCCAAGAAGACCAAGAAGAGATGGGATGATTTGGTTGATGGGGTGATCCAAGAACACGAAGATCGATCAGCTGAAGGTGATGACGGCGAGAAGGACTTCGTGGATGTTCTGCTCTCTCTTCGGGAGGATCCAGGAGGGAATCATGCTCTCCTGACTCCACAAACCATAAAGGCACTTCTGATG GATATATTCAGTGGTGGTACCGAGACATCATATGTTACCCTGGAGTACGCCATGGCGGAGCTCCTCCGGAATCCAAGAATGATGGCAAAATTACAACACCAAGTGCGAGGGATAGCgagcagaacaaaaggaacggtgaaAGAGGAGGATTTGGACGAGATGGCCTACCTGAAAGCCATCATCAAGGAAGTATTACGTCTGTACCCGCCGGCCCCGCTATTGCTTCCACGAGAGCTAATGGAGGATTGTCAAATACAAGGATACAACATTCCCAAGAAAACACGAGTGATCGTGAACGCGTGGGCCATAAGCAGAGATCCAAGCCATTGGGAAGCACCTGACGAATTCAAACCTGAGAGGTTCATGGGGGACGGTGCAATGGACTTCAAAGGAAACGATTTCGAGTTCATTCCATTCGGAGCAGGAAGGAGAATTTGTCCTGGAATGGGCTTTGCAAATGCCTCTTTAGAGCTCGCACTGGCAACCCTGGTTTATCACTTTGATTGGGAGTTGCCTGGTGGATTGACAAGGGAGGATTTGGACATGAGTGAGGCTTTTGGGGTAGTGCTCCAGAGAAAACAAAGACTGCATCTTGTTGCTAAACCATGGAGTATTGGACAAGAGGAGCAGCACCTCTAA